The Streptomyces sp. NBC_00459 DNA segment CCGGGACCGCGACCGACGTCGTGATCACCGGAAACACCCCGGCGTCCACCGCCGGAACCGCGGGCAGCGCGACCGTACTCAACATGGCCAAGAACACCACGGTCAACGGCGTGACCATCGCTAACACCTACGCCGCTCACGACAGTCAGGCACTGGCTCTGTACGCCGGCGGCGACCGGCAGGTCTACCGCAACGTCCGCCTGCTGGGCTACCAGGACACCTTCCTGTCCTGGGGCGGTACAGGAAGTTCGCAGGTCCGCCAGTACGTCTACAAGAGCTACATCGAAGGCGCCGTCGACTTCATCTACGGCAACGGCGCCCTGGTCATCGACTCCACGACCATCCGCTCACTGGACCGTGGCAGCACCAACAACGGCTACATCACCGCCGCGGCCACCAACGCCAGCAACCAGTTCGGCATCCTGATCACCAGGTCGACGCTGCTGAGTTCGGCTGCGGCGCGCACCGTCGCCCTGGGGCGCTGCTGGCACGCCGGTGGGGCGGCCGACGCGATAGGCCAGGTGCTGGTCCGCGACTCGACGCTGGGGGCCCACGTTCGCCAAGCCGGAGCCTGGCAGGACATGAGCGGCTTCTCCTGGAAGACCTGCCGGTTCAGCGAATACAACAACAACGGCCTCGGAGCCAGCACCGGCACCAGCGACCGCCCGCAGATCAGTGGCGCAACCGCGGCGAACTACACCTCGCAGAAATATCTGACCGGAAGCGACGGCTGGAACCCTGTGCAGTAGGCAGTAGGCGTTGGCCGAGACCGTACATCCGCACGCCCGGCGGTGTGCGACGAGGCCATCGCCTCCTGCACCGGAGGGCGCATCTTCCCTGCACAACCGAGGTGCGCACGAACCGGCGTCTTCGAATTCGAGAGGTCTGGGGCGAGTTCCGGAGAGGTTCGATG contains these protein-coding regions:
- a CDS encoding pectinesterase family protein, whose translation is MHPLAKHRTLVVAGALAVSPLAPLGLTTPASAATTITVASDGSGNYTTIQAAIAAAPSGTIINIKPGTYRGQVSIPSSKSSITLQGTTGTATDVVITGNTPASTAGTAGSATVLNMAKNTTVNGVTIANTYAAHDSQALALYAGGDRQVYRNVRLLGYQDTFLSWGGTGSSQVRQYVYKSYIEGAVDFIYGNGALVIDSTTIRSLDRGSTNNGYITAAATNASNQFGILITRSTLLSSAAARTVALGRCWHAGGAADAIGQVLVRDSTLGAHVRQAGAWQDMSGFSWKTCRFSEYNNNGLGASTGTSDRPQISGATAANYTSQKYLTGSDGWNPVQ